The Prunus persica cultivar Lovell chromosome G8, Prunus_persica_NCBIv2, whole genome shotgun sequence genome includes a region encoding these proteins:
- the LOC18767391 gene encoding oil body-associated protein 1A yields the protein MATTHARVPGKPTKTGMAILETATATVQSFSPINSIHQHLCAFHLYSHDMTRQLEAHHFCAHQNKEMRQCLIYDSPKADAKLIGLEYIISELLFLTLPDNEKPLWHSHEYEVKSGVLFMPGLPGPIQRQDLDKVCKTYGKTIHFWQVDRGDELPLGIPQVMLALTRDGQLRLELAIDVQMRYGVSFDEEREKRAYMEGPKLGVHPLANGGGKGLKTELRETDCMPVDSVPRVFV from the coding sequence atgGCGACAACTCACGCACGAGTCCCCGGCAAGCCAACCAAGACGGGCATGGCCATCCTCGAGACCGCAACAGCCACAGTCCAGAGCTTCAGCCCCATCAACAGCATCCACCAGCACCTCTGCGCCTTCCACTTGTACTCCCACGACATGACCCGTCAACTGGAAGCCCACCACTTCTGCGCCCACCAGAACAAAGAGATGCGCCAGTGCCTCATCTACGACAGCCCCAAGGCCGATGCAAAACTCATCGGCCTCGAGTACATCATCTCAGAGCTCCTCTTCCTCACCCTCCCCGACAACGAGAAGCCGCTTTGGCACTCGCATGAGTACGAGGTGAAGAGCGGCGTTCTCTTCATGCCGGGCCTACCGGGCCCCATCCAGAGGCAGGACCTGGACAAGGTGTGCAAGACGTACGGGAAGACGATTCATTTTTGGCAAGTGGATAGGGGGGATGAGTTGCCACTTGGGATTCCGCAGGTTATGTTGGCGTTGACCAGGGACGGTCAACTGCGGCTGGAGCTTGCGATAGATGTTCAGATGAGGTACGGGGTGAGCTTcgatgaggagagagagaagcgaGCTTACATGGAGGGGCCGAAGCTTGGGGTGCATCCTTTGGCTAATGGAGGAGGGAAAGGGTTGAAGACTGAGCTCAGGGAGACCGACTGCATGCCTGTAGATTCTGTTCCCAGGGTCTTTGTTTGA